From the Rhinolophus sinicus isolate RSC01 linkage group LG02, ASM3656204v1, whole genome shotgun sequence genome, one window contains:
- the RIMKLB gene encoding beta-citrylglutamate synthase B isoform X2, whose product MCSSVAAKLWFLTDRRIREDYPQKEILRALKAKCCEEELDFRAVVMDEVVLTIEQGNLGLRINGELITAYPQVVVVRVPTPWVQSDSDITVLRHLEKMGCRLMNRPQAILNCVNKFWTFQELAGHGVPLPDTFSYGGHENFSKMIDEAEVLEFPMVVKNTRGHRGKAVFLARDKHHLADLSHLIRHEAPYLFQKYVKESHGRDVRVIVVGGRVVGTMLRCSTDGRMQSNCSLGGVGMMCSLSEQGKQLAIQVSNILGMDVCGIDLLMKDDGSFCVCEANANPFQEPKKQKQTNKKYPEKKLSFFPLPDDE is encoded by the exons ATGTGTAGCTCTGTGGCAGCCAAATTGTGGTTTTTGACAGATCGTCGAATCAGGGAAGACTATCCCCAAAAAGAGATCTTACGAGCATTAAAGGCCAAATGTTGTGAGGAGGAACTGGACTTTAGGGCCGTGGTGATGGATGAGGTGGTGCTGACAATTGAGCAAGGAAACCTGG GTCTGCGGATCAATGGAGAACTAATTACTGCCTACCCCCAGGTGGTCGTAGTGAGAGTACCAACCCCTTGGGTGCAGAGCGATAGTGACATCACTGTTTTGCGCCATCTAGAGAAGATGGGATGCCGTTTGATGAATCGACCTCAAGCAATCCTGAACTGTGTTAATAAGTTCTGGACATTTCAAGAGTTGGCTGGGCATGGTGTTCCTCTGCCAGATACTTTCTCTTATG GTGGCCAtgagaatttttctaaaatgattgaTGAAGCAGAAGTACTGGAGTTTCCAATGGTAGTGAAGAATACACGGGGTCATAGAG GCAAAGCAGTTTTCTTGGCTCGAGACAAGCACCATTTGGCTGATCTAAGCCATCTTATTCGCCATGAAGCTCCATACCTGTTCCAGAAGTATGTTAAAGAGTCTCATGGACGGGATGTACGTGTCATTGTCGTGGGAGGCCGTGTGGTTGGCACCATGTTACGTTGTTCAACAGATGGGAGGATGCAAAGCAACTGCTCACTAG GTGGTGTGGGGATGATGTGCTCATTGAGTGAACAAGGGAAGCAGCTAGCCATCCAGGTGTCTAATATCCTGGGGATGGATGTGTGTGGCATTGACCTGTTGATGAAAGATGACGGCTCCTTCTGTGTCTGCGAGGCCAATGCAAAT CCTTTTCAggagccaaaaaaacaaaaacaaacaaacaaaaaatacccagAGAAAAAACTTTCCTTCTTCCCCCTTCCTGATGATGAGTGA
- the RIMKLB gene encoding beta-citrylglutamate synthase B isoform X1 yields MCSSVAAKLWFLTDRRIREDYPQKEILRALKAKCCEEELDFRAVVMDEVVLTIEQGNLGLRINGELITAYPQVVVVRVPTPWVQSDSDITVLRHLEKMGCRLMNRPQAILNCVNKFWTFQELAGHGVPLPDTFSYGGHENFSKMIDEAEVLEFPMVVKNTRGHRGKAVFLARDKHHLADLSHLIRHEAPYLFQKYVKESHGRDVRVIVVGGRVVGTMLRCSTDGRMQSNCSLGGVGMMCSLSEQGKQLAIQVSNILGMDVCGIDLLMKDDGSFCVCEANANVGFIAFDKACNLDVAGIIADYAASLLPSGRLTRRMSLLSVVSTASETSEPELGPPASTAVDNMSASSSSVDSDPESTERELLTKLPGGLFNMNQLLANEIELLVE; encoded by the exons ATGTGTAGCTCTGTGGCAGCCAAATTGTGGTTTTTGACAGATCGTCGAATCAGGGAAGACTATCCCCAAAAAGAGATCTTACGAGCATTAAAGGCCAAATGTTGTGAGGAGGAACTGGACTTTAGGGCCGTGGTGATGGATGAGGTGGTGCTGACAATTGAGCAAGGAAACCTGG GTCTGCGGATCAATGGAGAACTAATTACTGCCTACCCCCAGGTGGTCGTAGTGAGAGTACCAACCCCTTGGGTGCAGAGCGATAGTGACATCACTGTTTTGCGCCATCTAGAGAAGATGGGATGCCGTTTGATGAATCGACCTCAAGCAATCCTGAACTGTGTTAATAAGTTCTGGACATTTCAAGAGTTGGCTGGGCATGGTGTTCCTCTGCCAGATACTTTCTCTTATG GTGGCCAtgagaatttttctaaaatgattgaTGAAGCAGAAGTACTGGAGTTTCCAATGGTAGTGAAGAATACACGGGGTCATAGAG GCAAAGCAGTTTTCTTGGCTCGAGACAAGCACCATTTGGCTGATCTAAGCCATCTTATTCGCCATGAAGCTCCATACCTGTTCCAGAAGTATGTTAAAGAGTCTCATGGACGGGATGTACGTGTCATTGTCGTGGGAGGCCGTGTGGTTGGCACCATGTTACGTTGTTCAACAGATGGGAGGATGCAAAGCAACTGCTCACTAG GTGGTGTGGGGATGATGTGCTCATTGAGTGAACAAGGGAAGCAGCTAGCCATCCAGGTGTCTAATATCCTGGGGATGGATGTGTGTGGCATTGACCTGTTGATGAAAGATGACGGCTCCTTCTGTGTCTGCGAGGCCAATGCAAATGTAGGTTTCATCGCCTTTGATAAGGCTTGTAATCTAGATGTAGCTGGTATCATAGCGGACTATGCCGCCTCCCTTCTGCCCTCTGGCCGGCTCACCCGGCGTATGTCCCTGCTCTCCGTGGTGTCCACGGCCAGTGAGACTAGTGAGCCGGAGCTGGGTCCCCCAGCCAGCACTGCTGTCGACAACATGAGCGCAAGTTCCAGCTCTGTTGACAGCGACCCTGAAAGCACCGAGCGAGAACTGCTCACCAAGCTCCCAGGGGGCCTATTCAACATGAACCAGCTGCTAGCCAATGAAATCGAACTCCTGGTGGAGTGA